AAACAGGCACGACAGGAACAATCAATCACAAACCAAGAGCTGAATATAAAAAAGCGCCAGGACTATTAACTGTTTCTTTGTATGACTTAAGTGACGAAGAGCTCTATCAACGTTTTGGTTACACAAATGAAGGAATAGATGAATTATTTTTTGATCATGAAGACACCACAAAAATCGTTGCTTTAAAAGATGGATCGATGCTTACAGGAAAAATGGTCGATAATGATCGTTTAGTTGAAGTAGATTCTGAGACAGACCCCAATGCTCTCACAGTAGGAGAAGCGAAGGAGCTGTTGAGAAGTCGTCAAGATGTACTTTATCAACTATATGAAGCAGAACTCACCAATGGATCAGAATAAGAAAACAATCTCTTATTGTTGGAATGGTCATAGCACTTTTCAAACATTGGCTTGATAATTGGAAGCGACTGAGAGCCAAAAATAAACCCCATCACTTGGACGAGTGATGGGGTTTTGATGTGAAACATGCTAAATTGGCTTCTAAAGTTAGCTTATCTTATATAAAAAGTTGAGTCAAGAATAAAAATGAAAAAATCTTTTTGTCAAATATGTCTAGATAAAAGGACAATTTTTAGAAATTCTGATGAAAGTAAAAAAGTAAATCCAGAGCATAATTGTTAGGTTTGCAATTTAAAAATATGAACATAAATACATTTCAATCCACGCATAGAAAAATCAAAACGAACTATTTTTTTAGTAACGATTTTTTTATCCGGTATTTTATCTTGTCTAGCTTGTATTCTTATGATAACTATTTTAGTTGGCAGCTTAGTTGCTATGTATGTCCAAAGTATAGAAGCTTTATTAGGAATTTTTTATTTAATGATCATGCTGGGGATGAAAAGCTATTTGAAGTATATTTTCTTTTCGCTGTTAGTATGCAGTCTGGTCACCTTTAACAAGCAAAGAAAGATCAAAAATATGAATAAGACTGACTAATTGAATTAGGCGGAGCATAATGTATAGCGTTGTGTTCCGTCTTTTCTATCCTGTTTAACTACGAAAATGAAGATTTTTTCATCATGATTTGATTGACCTGGTCTAAAATACTGGGTACTCTATAAAAAAGGCGGTGGAGAAATGAACGAGATAGTCATTTTATTAGTTGAAGATGAAGCGAGCTTAGCTAATTTTATTTCAGAGGAGCTTCGTTTTGAAGGGTATGAAGTATTGTATGCCGCAGATGGTGAACAAGCTTTGACCTTATATGAAGAAAATCAAGAGCGAATCACGATGCTTTTGCTGGATTGGATGTTGCCAAAATATGATGGGATCACAGTGGCTAGACGCATCAGGCGGACGAGTCAAGTACCGATCATTATGATGACAGCGAGAGATCAGCTGACAGATAAGGTTGTCGGATTGGATGCGGGAACAGATGATTACATAACGAAACCTTTTGAAATAGAGGAACTATTAGCTCGAATTCGTGTCGTTGTAAGACGCGCAGCGCAAGCACAAACGCAAGCTATGGTGTATCATTATAGCAATTTGACGTTGGATTTAGCGAAACGTGTAGTCGAACGTTTCGAAGAAAGGATTCAGCTCACGCAAAAAGAATTTGAACTATTAGCCGAGCTGATCAAGCGCCCGGAAGAGGTATTGACTCGAGATGAACTGCTTAATGCCGTCTGGGGCTATGACTATTTTGGCCAAACGAATGTGGTGGATGTCTATATTCGCTCTCTTCGCAATAAAATGGATTACGATGCAGATCAGCGATTGATTCAAACGGTTCGTGGCGTAGGCTACGTATTGAGGGAAAAATCATGAAAAAAATTAGAGCAGCTTTTCAAGAAAGAAAAAATACAACGCAATTTCAATTGACGATCTGGTTTATTGGTCTGCTTGTCTCAGCTGTTTTGATTTTAAGTGTCTTGATCATAGGAATCACGATTGCTGAGCTGTATGATTCAACGGAAAAGCAAGCTGTTTTATTGGAAGATTCGCTTAAACGTAGTGAAGCAGAGGATGAAGAAGACTGGGAAGCTGTTCTTACAAGCTATCGCACACAGGATAAGTCATCGTATCTTATTCGTGTCGGATTGAACTCAGGTGCAATCATTTATTCTTCTGAAGATGCGCAGGAAATTTATGCGGAGTTTCCTCGTTTAAAACAATTGTTCTTTTTAGATCAGGTATTATGGACGAGTGAGATGGAGCCTTACTTTTATAGAAGCTTTGAAGACGGCAATGGCAAAGTCACTATGTTAGTCGATATGGAGGATCAATTTGAAGTGATCGGTAGGATTTTTTCTTTAACGATGTTACTGACGATCGTTGTCATCGCAGTGGGTTCTTTTGTTACGTATCGTTTTTCTAAGAAACTCAGCGGGTCATTAGTTGTGATGAATGAGGAAATCACGAAGCTGGAAAGTTCCGTAGACGAACAAGTTTTGACGGTTCCAAAAACACCGCAGGAAGTGCAAAATATTTCAAGATCGTTCAATCAGTTATTGAATCGACAGCGTTTGTCCTTGAAACGTGAACAGCAATTCGTTACAGATGCGTCACATGAGCTGAGAACACCGCTTGCGGCTATTCGGGGTCATGTCAATTTGATCAAGCGACGTGGTGAAAAGCATCCAGAAGTGATTCCAACCTCTTTGTCTTATATCGATAAAGAGTCGAAGCGAATGGAAATCTTGGTAAATCAGTTGCTGACATTAGGTCGACTGGAAAATTTTGGAGAAGGTGAAAGGATCGATTTATCTCAATTGATTCAGCAGACAGTTGATGAGCTTAGCGTGATGATGACTCAAGAACTAACGGTACAGATTGAAGCAGGAATCATGATCACTGGGCAAAAAGAGCATTTTTATCAGATTGCCAGAAATTTAATAGAGAATGCGATGAAGTATACAGAAAAAAATGGACAAATCAGTATACGATTATCTTCTGATGCAAAACAGATTTATTTTGCTGTGGAAGATTCTGGCATGGGCATTCCGGATGAAGCAAAGGAAAAAGTGTTTGAACGGTTTTATCGTGTGGATCAGTCCCGATCAAGTGAGATTGCGGGAACGGGGATCGGGCTAGCAATTGTGAAAAGCTTGGTTGAACACTATAATGGAACGATTCAAATAACCGATGTTCAGCCCGAAGGAACATGTTTTACGGTTTCTTTTCCGCCTAATACGTAAAAATGAAGATTTCTTCATTTAGCTTTCACGTTGATTTATTTTTATAGGCACAATTGCCTGTTATGATACTAGTATAAAGAAAAATAAAAACAACAACTCGAGAGGAATGAATGATATGAATAAAAAGGTGATCGTAGCAACAATAGGTTTAGGGGTACTTTTAGCAGGATGTACGAGCAATAATAAATCGTTGGAAGCAAACAATCAGAGTAAAGCAAGTACAGAGGTTAGTCAAAAAATCACGTTTGATTCAAGCACAGGTGAGTCAAGCAGTACAAAAAATACAGCGTCATCTAGCACAGCAACAGCTGACGCTACTAAAAATCAAGTTCAGGTAAAAGTAACTTTGGAAGACGCAGTCAAAGCGTACCAAGAAGCGTATCCAAATACCGCAATCACTTCTTTAGATCTAGACCCATCTTTTGGCACATATTACTATGAAATAAAAGGTGTGGATGACTCGAAAGAATACGAAGTGAAAATCAATGCTGAAACTGGAGAATTGAAGAAAGAACGGGAAGAAACCTTAGATCGTGAAGATCAAAATGGTGTAGAAAAAGCCAATGAAGCCTTGGATTTAAACAATCTTAAATCAATGGATGATATCTCAAAAATTGCTGTAGATAGCTTCGGTGAAGGGCAAGCAATTGAATGGTCGCTGGAAAGAGAGCTATCAACAACGTATTGGGAAGTCAAAGTTCAGTCAGGCAATCAGGAAATGTCTGTTAAAATCAACGCACAAACAGGTGATGTATTAGAAAAAGAATTAGATGACTAATTGATGATGAGAAGACATAAGACACGGCTATTAAGTCATGTCTTATGTTTTTTTGTTATAAAATTGCTGAACGAAAGGTCTTATTGCTCGTCTTATTTGAAGAAATTCTATACAATTAAGAGGAACATAGTAAATGAAACAATGGAGGGATCGGAATGAATAATGTTATGGAACAATTAAGAAAATATGCACTCTTAAGAGGGATCGTCTACATTCTTTTTGGCTTGCTGATTGTGTTTAATCCAAGAAGTGTTTTTCAGGCAGCGGTGTATTTCATTTCTGCTTATATCGCCATTATGGGTCTGCTTAATTTGTACGATGGCTTTAAAGTGAAAAAAGCGACAGGAACGTACGGTTTGAGTTTTCTTGGAGGGATCGTGCTCTTGGTGATTGCTGGAATCGTTTTGGTATTTGCAAAAGGAATCGTAAGTATTTTACCGATTTTCTTAGGTTTAGCAATCGTTATCGTGGGTGTTAGCCGTGGGATACAGGCGGTCAATCTACGAAGCTATGTGAATGTGAACTGGCTGCCAATGCTGATTTATAGTGCCATCTTGATCATTGCAGGATTAGTGTTGACCTTTAATCCGTTTAGCAGTGTTTTGGTGCTTTTCCAATTATTTGGTGGCATTTTGATTTTTATGGGGATTGGCGAATTTGCGGCCTTTTTCCAACTACGTAAGGTTGACTAAAAGCAGAGAAAAGGATCGACTGACAGGAGTAAGATGTTGGTCGATCCTTTTTAATATGCTCTTTTTAGTAGCATTAGGTTCCTTCCGTTTTTTCTAAAGAGAAAATAGCTTATAATTTGCTTATCATTGTTCAAAAGAAAGAGGTATGGTAATGAAACATGAGATGATTTCTCCAAATGAACACTACCCATTTAAACTGTTCTCGTTTACATCGAGAAATCCAGATCGGCTGATCAGTACACATTGGCATGAAAGTGCCGAACTTTTGTACTGTCTAAAAGGCAATTTAGAAGTTCGTTTTCCACAAATAACGTATCTTCTGGAGCCTGGTGATACGTTGTTTATCAATTCAAATATTATTCATTCTTCTAGAAGTCCGCTGCCAAATGAAGTTTTTGTTATGCAGTTTCCGCTTCGTTTTTTACAGGAAATGACTCAAAATCAATACAATGAAAAGTTCTTGTTCAATGTGATTCCTATGAAGCAAAAAGACCGACGTATGCAGCACGTATTGAATCAAATTTTTCGTAACTATCAAACACAAGAGCTGGCAACGAATCTTTTGGTTAAAAGCCAAACCTTGGCATTGCTTTCTTTATTGGTAGAGGAATACAGTATCCCCTTGACTTCACAGCATTCAATCAAAAGCTTAAAGCATTTAGAGCGGTTAAAACAAATCAATGATTATGTACAGGAGAATTACTATCAAGCGCTGAAGTTGGAGCAGGTAGCGGAGGTTTTTAATTACGATCCAGCCTATTTTTCCCGTTTCTTCAAAAAATATATGGGCATCCCTTTTTCTGAATATGTCAATACAGTTCGTTTAGAAAAAGCGTATTATCAATTAAGGGATACCGATATGACGGTGATGGCGATTGCTATGGCAAATGGTTTTTTCTCTGTGAAGTCCTTTTACAATGTGTTCAAAAAGAATTACAACCTTTCTCCTCAGCAATATCGGAAAAAATATTTCTCTTAGAAAAAGTCATTATTTTACCGATTTTATGACGTATTTAGCAAAGAATTATGTTGGATGTGTCAGTATACTAAGTGTAAGTAAAGCGCTTACTGTTATTTTGAGAGGAGCAAGCAACATGAAAAAGAAGTTAGTGGATTTTTTTGACAAAGTTAGTCCATTTTTTGATAAGATGGGGAACAATCCTTATCTACAAGCGATTTCTGGTGCGATGATGTCGACATTGGGACCTGTTTTTATTGGATCGGTCGCGGTCTTATTAGTTGTTTTTATGAATATGTCGAAAACCTTGCAGGGATTTACGCAAGTCATTTCATTATTAGGGAAAGTCAATACATTTACCATCGGATCTCTGGCCTTATATATTTCTGTTTTAATGGCGATCAATGTCGTTCGCAAACTAGATGAAAAAGAGGATTATGTCGCTGCAGGTATTATTTCTTTAATGAGTTTTTTATTGATCACCCCTTTGGATAAAACAGCAGATGAAGTTGCTGCCTTGCCGACAACGTGGCTAAGTGCCCAAGGTGTGTTCTCTGCGATGATCGTAGGATTAGTTGTTGGTCGTTTATTTTTAGCAATCAAACGTAAAGGCTGGACGATCAAAATGCCGGAAGGCGTTCCGCCAATGGTTACACGGATGTTTGAATCGCTGATTCCAACCGTGCTGATCGGTATTCTATTTATTCTAGTTGATTTTGGTTTTAGTTTAACGCCGTTTGAAAATATGCATCAATTTGTGTATACGATTATTCAACAGCCGTTAAAAGGAATCGGCGGTTCAATTGGCGCAATGATCATTTTAAGTTTATTGCAGCAAATACTCTGGTTTTTCGGGATCCATGGTACAAATGTGATACTTCCATTAGTGACACCGTTGTGGATGGCGATGGACGTGGAAAATATGAACGCAGTGACTGCTGGACAAACACCGCCGAATATTGTTGGATTAGCCTTTTTCAATATCATTACGTTTGGTGGAATGGCACTGGGCTTGGTGTTACTGATGCTTAAAGCGAAAAGTAAACAGTATCGTGAAGTCGGAAAAATTTCTATCGTACCTGCGCTGTTTGGGATTACAGAGCCAGTGATTTTCGGTTCACCGCTAGTATTGAATTTTGATCTGGCTGTACCATTTATTTTTAATAACAGTATTGGGTTGATTTTAGCGTATATTTTAACGAAAATTGGCTTGGTTTCAAGATTTGTCGGCGTTCAGGCAATTTTCGGTCTGCCGATCGGTTTCCATGCGGCGGTGCAAGGCAGCATTTCTATCATTATTTTACAATTAATGATTCAGTTGATTTTGTCACCGTTATTATGGTATCCATGGTTTAAACGTCTAGACAACAAAACCTATTTACAAGAACAAAGTGAAGAGGTGTAAAAAATGGAAGAAAAAGCATTGAAAGAATTATTGGCGTCTTTAACTTGGGAAGAAAAAATCGGGCAATTAGTTCAATTATCTGGCGATTTTTTCCATGCAGATCAATTGGCCGTTGGACCGCAAAAAAAATTAGGGATTGATCAACGTATCGTTGACCAGGTTGGTTCTGTGTTGAATGTGACAGGGGCAGAAAAAACAAGAGAAATCCAAGAGCGTCACATGGAAAAAAGCAGACATAAGATCCCATTGCTGTTTATGGCGGATATCATTTACGGGTATCGCACCATTTTTCCGATTCCTTTAGGCTTGGGAGCAACATGGAATCCAGCATTGATCGAATCGGCGTATCAGCAAACCGCAGAAGAATCGAAAGCGGCAGGGGCTCACGTTACGTTTGCACCGATGGTTGATTTAGTACGAGATGCTCGCTGGGGTCGAACGTTGGAAGCAACGGGAGAAGATCCAGTGCTGAATGCTGCATTTGCGAAAGCGATGGTCGCCGG
This sequence is a window from Enterococcus wangshanyuanii. Protein-coding genes within it:
- a CDS encoding response regulator transcription factor is translated as MNEIVILLVEDEASLANFISEELRFEGYEVLYAADGEQALTLYEENQERITMLLLDWMLPKYDGITVARRIRRTSQVPIIMMTARDQLTDKVVGLDAGTDDYITKPFEIEELLARIRVVVRRAAQAQTQAMVYHYSNLTLDLAKRVVERFEERIQLTQKEFELLAELIKRPEEVLTRDELLNAVWGYDYFGQTNVVDVYIRSLRNKMDYDADQRLIQTVRGVGYVLREKS
- a CDS encoding sensor histidine kinase, whose translation is MKKIRAAFQERKNTTQFQLTIWFIGLLVSAVLILSVLIIGITIAELYDSTEKQAVLLEDSLKRSEAEDEEDWEAVLTSYRTQDKSSYLIRVGLNSGAIIYSSEDAQEIYAEFPRLKQLFFLDQVLWTSEMEPYFYRSFEDGNGKVTMLVDMEDQFEVIGRIFSLTMLLTIVVIAVGSFVTYRFSKKLSGSLVVMNEEITKLESSVDEQVLTVPKTPQEVQNISRSFNQLLNRQRLSLKREQQFVTDASHELRTPLAAIRGHVNLIKRRGEKHPEVIPTSLSYIDKESKRMEILVNQLLTLGRLENFGEGERIDLSQLIQQTVDELSVMMTQELTVQIEAGIMITGQKEHFYQIARNLIENAMKYTEKNGQISIRLSSDAKQIYFAVEDSGMGIPDEAKEKVFERFYRVDQSRSSEIAGTGIGLAIVKSLVEHYNGTIQITDVQPEGTCFTVSFPPNT
- a CDS encoding PepSY domain-containing protein; protein product: MNKKVIVATIGLGVLLAGCTSNNKSLEANNQSKASTEVSQKITFDSSTGESSSTKNTASSSTATADATKNQVQVKVTLEDAVKAYQEAYPNTAITSLDLDPSFGTYYYEIKGVDDSKEYEVKINAETGELKKEREETLDREDQNGVEKANEALDLNNLKSMDDISKIAVDSFGEGQAIEWSLERELSTTYWEVKVQSGNQEMSVKINAQTGDVLEKELDD
- a CDS encoding HdeD family acid-resistance protein; translated protein: MNNVMEQLRKYALLRGIVYILFGLLIVFNPRSVFQAAVYFISAYIAIMGLLNLYDGFKVKKATGTYGLSFLGGIVLLVIAGIVLVFAKGIVSILPIFLGLAIVIVGVSRGIQAVNLRSYVNVNWLPMLIYSAILIIAGLVLTFNPFSSVLVLFQLFGGILIFMGIGEFAAFFQLRKVD
- a CDS encoding AraC family transcriptional regulator, which translates into the protein MKHEMISPNEHYPFKLFSFTSRNPDRLISTHWHESAELLYCLKGNLEVRFPQITYLLEPGDTLFINSNIIHSSRSPLPNEVFVMQFPLRFLQEMTQNQYNEKFLFNVIPMKQKDRRMQHVLNQIFRNYQTQELATNLLVKSQTLALLSLLVEEYSIPLTSQHSIKSLKHLERLKQINDYVQENYYQALKLEQVAEVFNYDPAYFSRFFKKYMGIPFSEYVNTVRLEKAYYQLRDTDMTVMAIAMANGFFSVKSFYNVFKKNYNLSPQQYRKKYFS
- a CDS encoding PTS sugar transporter subunit IIC; amino-acid sequence: MKKKLVDFFDKVSPFFDKMGNNPYLQAISGAMMSTLGPVFIGSVAVLLVVFMNMSKTLQGFTQVISLLGKVNTFTIGSLALYISVLMAINVVRKLDEKEDYVAAGIISLMSFLLITPLDKTADEVAALPTTWLSAQGVFSAMIVGLVVGRLFLAIKRKGWTIKMPEGVPPMVTRMFESLIPTVLIGILFILVDFGFSLTPFENMHQFVYTIIQQPLKGIGGSIGAMIILSLLQQILWFFGIHGTNVILPLVTPLWMAMDVENMNAVTAGQTPPNIVGLAFFNIITFGGMALGLVLLMLKAKSKQYREVGKISIVPALFGITEPVIFGSPLVLNFDLAVPFIFNNSIGLILAYILTKIGLVSRFVGVQAIFGLPIGFHAAVQGSISIIILQLMIQLILSPLLWYPWFKRLDNKTYLQEQSEEV